The stretch of DNA CATAGAGCTGATGGGCGGCTATACCGTTGCCCGCGAGCTGGTACTCAAGGCCATCGAGCATGGTAAACATGTGGTCACCGCCAACAAGGCGCTTATCGCCGTACACGGTAACGAAATTTTCGCCAAGGCCCGTGAGAAGGGTGTGATCGTGGCGTTCGAGGCCGCCGTGGCGGGTGGTATTCCAGTCATCAAGGCGATCCGCGAAGGCCTGTCGGCCAACCGTATCAACTGGGTGGCCGGGATCATCAACGGCACTGGCAACTTCATTCTCACCGAAATGCGCGAGAAGGGTCGCACCTTCGAAGACGTGCTGGTCGAGGCCCAGGCCCTGGGTTACGCCGAAGCCGACCCGACCTTCGACGTCGAAGGCATCGACGCCGCGCACAAGCTGACCATCCTGGCGTCCATCGCCTTTGGTATCCCGCTGCAGTTCGACAAGGCCTACACCGAAGGCATCACCAAGCTGACCACCGCCGACGTGAACTACGCCGAGGCCCTGGGTTATCGCATCAAGCACCTGGGCGTGGCCCGCCGCACCGATGCCGGCATCGAGCTGCGCGTGCACCCGACGCTGATCCCGGCCGATCGTCTGATCGCCAACGTCAATGGCGTGTTCAACGCGGTGATGGTCAACGGCGACGCCGTCGGCTCCACCCTGTACTACGGCGCCGGCGCCGGCATGGAGCCGACCGCTTCGTCGGTGATCGCCGACCTGGTGGACGTGGTTCGCGCCATGACCAGCGACCCGGAAAACCGTGTGCCGCACCTGGCCTTCCAGCCGGACTCGCTGTCGGCGCACCCGATCCTGCCGATCGAGGCCTGCGAAAGCGCCTACTATCTGCGGATCCAGGCCAAGGATCACCCGGGCGTACTGGCCCAGGTGGCGAGCATCCTGTCCGAGCGCGGCATCAACATCGAGTCGATCATGCAGAAAGAGGTCGAAGAACACGACGGCCTGGTGCCGATGATCCTGCTGACCCACCGTGTGGTGGAACAGCGCATCAACGATGCGATCACCGCGCTGGAAGCCCTGCAGGGCGTGGTCGGTCCGGTCGTGCGGATCCGTGTCGAACATCTGAATTAATTCAGCGGCAAGCGCCAAGCCGCAAGCTGCAAGTAAAAGCCGATTCGCTTTGACTTGTCGCCTGTCACTTGAAGCTTGCAGCTCCACACCAAAGGTTTGCTTATATGCGTTACATCAGCACCCGCGGCCAGGCACCGGCCCTGAATTTCGAAGACGTCCTGCTGGCCGGCCTGGCAAGCGACGGCGGTCTGTACGTACCGGAAAACCTGCCACGTTTCACCCAGGAGGAAATCGCTTCCTGGGCCGGCCTGCCGTATCACGAGCTGGCGTTCCGGGTGATGCGCCCGTTCGTCACCGGCAGCATTCCGGATGCCGACTTCAAGAAAATCCTTGAGGAAACCTACGGCGCTTTCTCCCACAACGCCATCGCTCCGCTGCGCCAGCTGAACGGCAACGAGTGGGTCCTGGAGCTGTTCCACGGCCCGACCCTGGCGTTCAAGGACTTCGCCCTGCAGCTGCTGGGTCGCCTGCTGGACTACGTGCTGGAGAAGCGCGGCGAGCGCGTGGTGATCATCGGCGCCACTTCCGGTGATACCGGTTCGGCCGCCATCGAAGGCTGCAAGCGTTGCGACAACGTCGATATCTTCATCCTGCACCCGCACAACCGTGTGTCCGAAGTGCAGCGCCGGCAGATGACCACCATCTTCGGCGAGAACATCCATAACATCGCCATCGAAGGCAACTTCGACGACTGCCAGGAAATGGTCAAGGCCAGCTTCGCCGACCAGGGCTTCCTCAAGGGCACCCGCCTGGTGGCGGTGAACTCGATCAACTGGGCGCGGATCATGGCCCAGATCGTCTACTACTTCCACGCAGCCCTGCAACTGGGAGGCCCGGCGCGTTCGGTGGCGTTCTCGGTGCCGACCGGCAACTTCGGCGATATCTTCGCCGGTTACCTGGCCCGCAACATGGGCCTGCCGATCAATCAGTTGATCGTCGCCACCAACCGCAACGACATCCTGCACCGCTTCATGAGCGGCAACCAGTACGTCAAGGAAACCCTGCACGCGACCCTGTCGCCGTCGATGGACATCATGGTCTCGTCGAACTTCGAGCGCCTGCTGTTCGACCTGCACGGTCGCAACGGTGCCGCGCTGGCCGGGCTGATGGACTCCTTCAAGCAGGGTGGCGGTTTCAGCGTCGAGCAGGAGCGCTGGACCGAAGCGCGCAAGCTGTTCGACTCCCTGGCCGTGGACGACGCCCAGACCTGCGAGACCATCGCCGAAGTCTTCGCCCAGACTGGCGAAGTGCTCGACCCGCACACCGCGATCGGCGTCAAGGCCGCCCGTGAGTGCCGTCGCAGCCTGGATATCCCGATGGTGGTGCTGGGCACCGCGCATCCGGTGAAGTTCCCGGAAGCGGTGGAGCAGGCCGGGATCGGCAAGGCCCTGGAATTGCCGGCGCACCTGTCCGATCTGTTCGAGCGCGAAGAGCGTTGCACCGTCCTGGCCAACGACCTGAAGGCCGTCCAGGCCTTCGTCAGCCAGCACGGCAATCGCGGCAAACCGCTCTGATCGACTGACATCGATCGTCAACAAGGCCCGTCTCTGACGGGCTTTGTCTTTTTATACACAGGCTGTTTATCGCGGCGTGCCTTCAATGACGGAGCTTAAGGACGGAGCTCAAGGACAGGGCGGCGACGCGTCGAGGATCACCCACAGGATACTTATGTTGCTGCGCCCGGTTTTGTGCACATTGATGGTTTTGGCGACGCTGGCCCTGGCCCCGTGCCTGATGGCGGCGCAGAACCTGCCCTTCAAGCTGGTGCCAGCCTTCGTCGAACTGGAGCCGCTCACCCTGGCCCCGGTCGAACGGCAATGGCTGGCGGGCCGTGGCACCTTGAAGGTGGGCATTTCGATCGATGACTACCAGCCGATCGACATCACGCGCGACCGCAATCGTTACCAGGGTATCAGCGCCGACTACCTGAGCCTGGTCGGCGAACGCCTGGGCATGCCCATGGAGGTGTTGGGGTTCTCCGAGCGCGAGCAAGCGGTCGAGGCGCTGCGCAATGGCACGATCGATATTCTCACCAGCGCCAACGGTTACGAGCGCGGGGTTGCCGGTCTGCACTTTTCCAGCGACTACATGCCTGACCGGGCGGTGGTGGTCGTACGCCGGGACGAGGCCCAGATCCCCGAGGACCTGGCCGGCAAGAAAGTGGTGCTGCTGGAAGGGTATGCGGACGCGAAGGTCGCCCACGCGGCTTATCCCCACAGCCAGATCATTCTCTCGCCCAATCTGTACAGCGGCCTGGAAGCGCTGAATCAGGGGGATGTCGATGCCTTTATCGGCAATGAAGTGATCGTCCGTGCCTACAAGGCGCTGCGTCCTTACCTGGGGTTGCAGGTCCGCACCGGCAGCCGGCTGCCGCCGATCGGCTTTGCCTTCGCCACGCGCCAGAGCGACCCGTTGTTGAGCCGCCTGATCGAGCGAGCGCTGGAGAGCATCGACGATTCCACGGACCGGGAAATCCTGGCCCGCTGGACTACCGGGCTGGGCGCCAGCACCGGCGACGAGCGGATCAAGTTGAGCAAGGCGGAGCGCGCCTGGCTGCTCGAACATCAGCATGTGGTGGTGGCTTCCCAGCAGTACCCACCCTACGTGTTCAAGGACAAGGACGGCCAGTGGACCGGGCTGAACATCGACCTGCTCAACCGCATTTCGAGAATGACCGGCCTGCAGTTCATCCAGGAGGAAAGCTTTTCCACGACCCATACCCTGGACCTGCTGCTCAAGGGCCGGGCCCAGATGAACACCACCTTGTCGGCCAATGACGAGCGCTGCGGCTTCCTCGACTTCACCCACCCCTTTGGCGGTTCGGCCTGGGTGTTCGTGGTCCGCGTCGAGGACATCCAGCTCAACACCTTCAGCCAGTTGGCGGGCAGGGTGCTGGCGCTGCCGGCCAAGCATGCGCTGGAGAGCTACGTCCGGCAGAACTACCCGAAGGTCCGCCTGCGTTCGGTCGCTACCTACCAGGAGGCGCGGGCCCTGGTGGCCAATGGCGAGGCCGACGCGACTATCCAGAATGAAGTCGAGGTGCAGGGGTATCCGGCGAACGGGCTGCGCATCGGCCGCAGTGTCGAAGGCAAGTGGTCGGCCGACGAGTTGTCGGTGCGCCGGGACCAGCCCGAGCTGCTGAGCATTCTGAACAAGGCCCTGGAAGCCTTCCCGGTGGCCGAGCTCAGCGCCATCCGCCTGAAATGGCTGGGGGTGACCCCGGTGCCGGTGCCCATGTGGCAGCGGGTGCCAGTGTGGATCTACTGGGTCACCTTCACCGCCATCCTGTTCGGCCTGCTGTCCCTGGCCTGGAACACCCGGCTCAAGGGGCAGATCCGCCAGCGCCTGCAAGCCGAGCAACGACTCAACGACCAGGTGGCGTTCAAGCGCGCCTTGCTCGACGGTATCCCCAACCCGATCTTCGTCCGCGACCTGGCCGGGCGCCTGATCACCTGCAACAAAAGCTACGAAACCCAGACCGGCATGCGCCTGGAACAGATCAAGGGGCTGTGCCTGACCGAGCTGGATGTGTTGCCCGAGGCCACGGCCCGGCAGTTGCACCGCGAGTTCCTGGAGCAGCTGGAGTCCCAGGAGTCGGTGTTCGTCGACCGTCAGATCGAGTCCAGAAGGGGCCCGGTGCATGTCTATCAATGGACGGTGCCGTTCTACAGCGCCCAGGGTGAGTTGCAGGGGTTGCTGGGGGGCTGGATCGATATCACCGAGCGCAAGCGCCTGGAGGAAGAGCTGCTGCAAGCGCGTCGCGCGGCGGATCAGGCGAACTACGCCAAGAGCGCCTTTCTCTCGACCATGAGCCACGAAATACGCACGCCGATGAATGCGATCATCGGTTTGCTGGAACTGGAAAAGGAACAGGCGCGCCTGCGCGGCATGCCGTTTTCCGATGCGCTGCGCGTGGCCTACCAATCGGCGCAGGAGCTGGTCGGCCTGATGGGCGATAACCTCGACCTGGCCAAGATCGAGGCCGGGCACATGCAGCTGGCGCCGCAGACCGTGGCCCTGCGAGGCTTCTTCGAAGACATACAGCAATTGTTCGAGGTCACCGCGCGCAACAAGGGGCTGCATCTGACGCTGGCCTTCGACAAGGCGGCGGACGGTTTCTACTGGCTCGACCCGCTGCGCCTGCGCCAGGTGCTGCACAACCTGCTGAGCAATGCCCTGAAGTTCACCCAGGCCGGTGAGGTGCGGGTGTCCGTGGAGCGCCAGGCCGATGAACATGGCGCCGACCGTTTGTGCATCAGCGTGGCCGACACCGGGTCGGGCATCAGCCCCGAGAAGCAGGCGAGCCTGTTCGATCCGTTCATCCAGGCCCATCTGCAGACGACGCCGGAGCAGGGCGGCACCGGCCTGGGCCTGAGTATCTGCAAGCAACTGGTGGAGCTGATGGGCGGGCGCATTCTGCTGCAAAGCCAACCTGGCGCGGGAACCACCGTGACCCTTGAGCTTTACCCGGAACAGGTGGTCGAGGATTTCAGCCAGTCGCCCCAGGTGACTCGCGAGCGCCCGCAGAGCCGTCGCATGTCGGTGCTGGTGGTCGACGACGTGCGCGCCAATCGCATGGTGCTCAGCCAGCAACTGATGTTCCTCGGGCACAAGGTGGTGGCGCTTGACAGCGCCGAGGCGGCGCTGGCGCGCTGGCAGGGCGAGGCGTTCGACCTGGTGATGACCGACTGCCACATGCCGGGCATGAGCGGTTATCAGCTGAGCGAAGCGATACGGCAGATCGAGGCCCGGGAAGGGCGTGACGCCTGCCCGCTGATCGGTTGCACGGCCAATGCCTTCGAGGATGAGCAGCAGCGCTGCGAGCAGGCCGGCATGGATGAACTGCTGGTCAAGCCGGTGACCCTGGACCGGCTGGCGCAGATGCTTGCGCGCTTCTTGCCGCCGCCGTCCTTCGACATCCAGACCCTGCGCTCCATGACCCAGGCGGACGAGCCGATCCTGCAACGCATGCTGCGCGAGCTGTGGAGCAACCTGGGGCAGGAGCAGGCGGCCCTGGAGTCGGCGGTGCTGGAGCAGGACTGGGCGCGTATCGGCGCGTCCACGCACCGCCTCAAAGGGGTGTGCTGCCTGATCGATGCGCTGCCGCTGGCCCAGGTCTGCATCGACCTGGAGGCCGTTGCCCGGGCCCACTCGACGGCGGTGCTGGCGGAGCACTGGCTGCGCCTGAAGGAGGCCATCGGCTGCTTGCGCAGCGATATCGAGCCGCATCTGGGTAGCGATTAAGACTTGTCTTATGGGGCGGCCTGCTCGCTGCGATTAACGTACCGGCCCGCTGCGGATTCTCGCCGCTCTCGCCGTATCGGAGGTCGTTCCATGCACAGGTTGAAAGTGCTCGTTCTTGAAGACAATTCGTTCCAGTTGATGGCCCTGCACCAGATGCTCAACGCCAATGGCGTGTTCAACGTGTTGAATGCCGAAAGCGTTGCCGCCGCCCGGCAATCCCTGGACAGCAAGGGGCCGGTGGATATCGCCATCTGCGATCTGTACCTGGAGCAGGCCGACGGGCTGGAACTGATTCGCTACCTGGCAGAGCAGCAACGGGCGAGGGCGCTGATCATTCTCAGCGACGCGCAAGCGGATGTCCGCGAAGGCGCCGCGGCGATGGCCCGGCAGCAGGGCCTGAATGTGCTGGGCTGTCTGCCCAAGCCGGCCTCGGTGACCCTGGTCAATGAACTGCTGGGCCTGTACCAGCAATGTTTCGAGCCTGGGCCGCAAGACTTGTCGCTGGCCCAGGTGCGCGAAACCCTGGCCCTGGATGTGTTCCAGCCGGAGGTGCCGACCGCCGAGGAAGGGCAGGCGGCGGTACAGCGCCATGGGGTCGCGCATTTCCAGCCGGTGGTCAGCCAGGACGGCGAGGTCCTGGGCGTCGAGGCGCTGGCGCGTTGGCAGCACCCGGAACACGGCTTGATGCTGCCCGCCGAGTTCCTGCCAGTGATCGAATTCGCCGGCCTGGAGGAAGCCTTCACCTGGCTCATGCTGGAGCAGGCCCTGCAATTGTCGGCCGGAGTGCGCCTGGTCATGGGCCGTTCGCTGGCGATCTCGGTGAATATCCCGGTGGGCATGCTGGAACTGCCGAACTTCGCGCGCCAGCTGGAAACCCTGCTACGGCGTTTTGAAGTGCCGGCACGCCTGCTGACCCTGGAAATTGTCGAGACCACCGAACTGGAAACCGATATCGCCCATGTGGAGGCCCTGCTGCGCCTGCGCATGATCGGCTGCAAGCTGTCGATTGGCGACTTCGGCACCGGCGGCACCAGCCTGCAGCGCCTGTTGGAATTGCCGTTCACCGAGCTGAAGATCCCGCCGGCCTTTGTCTGCGGGCTGGCTGGCGATGAGCGCAAGGCGGCCGTGGTGGCCGGCGCCATGAGCATGGCCCGGCGCATGTCGCTGGGCGTGGTGCTGGCGGGTATCGAGAGCGCCGCCGACTACCAGGCGGCCAAGAAGCTGGGGCAGGCGCGCCTGCAAGGCTGTTTCATCGCCGAGCCCATGAGCGCCGTCGCCGTGCGCCAGTGGATCGCCCGGCGCTTGCATGACGACCTCGACGAGCAGGCCGGCTGAGCCGGGCTCAGGCGAGCCCGTGTTCCTGCACGTAGATGTACAGCGCCGCGGCGCTGGACAGGCCGAGCTTGCGCATGGCGCTGACCTTCTGGGTGCTGACGGTCTTTTTGCTGCGGCTGAGCTTCGCGGCGATTTCCCCGACCGTCAGCCCGGCCGCCAGCAGGCGGATGACCTCGAGCTCGCGGGGCGACAGCTGTTCTCCGGACAACAAGCGATCCGGTCCGACCTCGCCCGCCAGGCTGAGAAGTTGCTGGATGGCCTGGGCGACAAACACCTTGTCGCGGCGCACATGGCTGATCGCCGCCGGCAGCTCGTCGGCCAGGCTGGCCTTGCTCAGCAGCCCCGAGACGCCCAGGTCGAGAATCGAACGGAACAGCCCGGCATTGTTGAGCATGGTCACCACCACGATCGGCAGCTGGGGATGATGCCGGCGCAGTTGCTCGATCAGGCGCAGGCCATCGTTCTGCTGTTCGCCCGGCATCATGAAGTCTGTGACCAGTACGTCGCAGGGACAGCTTTGCAGCAGTTCGCCGAGGGCGGTCGGGGAGCTGGCTTCGCCGACGATCTCCAGGTTGTCGTCGCGCTCCAGGACGGCCCGCAGGCCGATGAGGAAAATCGGGTGATCGTCGGCCAGGACGATCCGCAGTTTTTTATTGGACGTTTGATTCAAGACTCGCTCCGGTGAGAAGGCAGCATTTCGGACAGGCCCTGCAACCGGGCAACCGTCATCGCTGCGCCGCCGGGCTTTGCCAACCGCTCGAGGAGAGGGCCCCCATGGCCACACCCCCACCTGCCAGAAAGACCTGCGCCAGGCCTGAAAATCCGCCTCGGGAGCAGGTCGCGATGCCGGTTCGGATCGACCCTCGGCGCTATTCCTGCCAACAGGCGGTATTGCGCTACAAGAAGGTCGAGGCGCTGATCGATCAACCGGCACCGTCGCGTTCGTTTCTGGTTTGAGTGCCGATTCTAGTCTGATCCGGGCTGTTTTTTATCTGTCATGTTTTGCGGGCATGCTGGATCGACTCAGGTCGGCAACCGCCAGCGGTTGCGAACTTTCTTCTCTGGGCGATGGTCACTTGAATGCCAGAAAGCTACCGGCATTGGTGTATTCGAGCCTTAATTCCAGCTATTGAGTGGTGATCGAGATGGAAAGTATCAGCCTATTGTTGGGTGAAGCTTTGAGCCCGTATCAGGTAACTCTGACCCCGCGCGCGCAGGGGGAATGCCTGGTAACCCTGAAGAATGCCTTGGGGGCCATCGTGGTCGAGCGCGAGTTCAGCCAGGCCCAGTTGACCGACAAGCGCCAGTTGACCGATGTCGTCGACGGTCTGCATCGCGACGTATTGATCGCCGAAGGCCGTCTGGAACCCTGTGTCATCGCGGCCTTGCGCAATGTGGCCCGGGAGAAGACGTTCGACAGCGCACGCTGACTGGAATTTTCGGGAACCTTCGCAGCAAGCCATCAGTCAGACCCTTGGCAACAGGATCGAGCATTGTGCTCCGGTGCTTGTCGCCTGTTGCGCGGGTCTGGTTTCAGGCCACGTTTAACCCCGAGTCGTCTCCCCACTGCTCGGGGTTTCTTTTTGCCCGGATTTTTTATCGCTGCGGCGTGTCGCGGAAAAACGCCAGGGCATCGCTGCGGTATTGCTCGCGCTGCGACGGTTCCAGCCACTGGGCATAAAGCTCCAGCAAGGTGTGCGGGCGCAGTTCGAGCAGCGCCCGGTTGATGCGCTCCACCGCCTGCCGGCCCTGCGCTGTGTTCGAGCAGCCGACGTTCACTGACTGGTACCTGGGCATGCCCTGGATCGGGTAGAACTCCAGCTCATCGGGATCGATCCCTTGCTGTTGCGCCTGGAAACGGATTTCTGTCTGGTAACCGATCAAGGCTTTCAGGCGCCCGTGGCGTTGCATCTGCAGCAGGTTGCCGATGGCGCTGTTGCCGTAGTGGGCCATCAGCGCGCCGAGCGGAGCCTGTTTGAGCAGGCTGTCGATCGGTTCGCCATAACTGCGCTCGGCCACCACGCCCACATTGTGCAGGGGGCTGACCAGCAGTGCGCCCAGGTCGATCTGGCCGTCATGGATAAACGGCAGCAGGTCGGGACGGTCCTGGCGCCGTACCGCCAGGCCGTTGCTGAATATACGAAAAGTGGTGATGGAAAACGCCAGCCATTGTGCTCGCTGCGGGGTGAACAGCAGCGCCGGATCGCAGACGAAGGGCAGTTCCCGGAGCATCTGCATGGCCCGGGCGCGGTTGACGTGCACGAACTGATGGTCGTACTCCGGCAGGCTGGCCATCAGCACGGGCAGGGCCTGATCGATCACGCCCAGGCCTTTTTGCGGACCTTCGAAAATCGTCATCGGCGGCAGGTCGCGCAACACCCAGATCAGCGTGTCCCGGGCCTGGCTGGCCGGTGACCAGGCGCCGAGCGCCAGCAGCATCGACAACAGGCGTATGCCACGAATCATTCGCCTGCTACGGCATGGGGTCATCAGGCTGCTGATCCTTGTCGGTAAAAGGCATCGTTTTTCAAACTAGATCGCGCCGTTGTCACGCAGGCTTTTGATCTGCTGCTCGTCGTAGCCCAGGGCGCCCAGTACCTGGGCATTGTGTTCGCCGAGCGCGGGGCCGACCCATTCGGACGAGCCCGGGGTGTCCGAGAGTTTCGGCACGATGCCGGGCATCTTGAATGCCTTGCCGTCCGGCAGCTTGGCCTGGAGGAACATTTCCCGGGCGAGAAACTGCGGATCGCTGAACATGTCCTCGGCGCTGAAGATGCGGCTGGCAGGGACTTGTGCCTGGTTCAGCAATTCGAGCACAGGCTCCAGCGGCAGCGAGTTGACCCAGCGATCGATGACTCCGTACAGCTCGTCGCGCCGGCTGTCGCGGCCGTCGTTGCTGGCCAGGGCCGGGTCGTTGGCCAGGTCGTCGCGGCCGATCAGCAGCATGAAGCGCTTGAAGATCGCATCGCCGTTGGCGCCGATCTGCACATGCTTGCCATCGGCGCTGGTGTGAATGGAGGAGGGCGTGATGCCGGGCATAATGTTGCCGGTGCGTTCGCGGATGAAGCCGAAGACATCGAACTCCGGGACCATGCTTTCCATCATGGCGAAGATCGCTTCGTACAACGCCACGTCCACCACCTGGCCCTGGCCGCCGTTGACCTCACGGTGCCGCAGGGCCATCAGCGCGCCGATCACGCCCCACAGGGCGGCAATCGAGTCGCCGATGGAAATGCCGGTGCGCACCGGCGGACGGTCCTCGAAACCGGTGATGTAGCGCAGCCCGCCCATGGATTCGCCGACCGCGCCGAAACCGGGCTGGTCCTTCATCGGCCCGGTCTGGCCGAAGCCGGACAGGCGCACCATCACCAGCTTGGGGTTGAGGGCGTGCAGGGTGTCCCAGCCCAGGCCGAGTTTTTCCAGGACCCCGGGGCGAAAGTTCTCGATCAGGATGTCGGCCTCGGCCAACAGCTTCTTCAGCACCTCCAAGCCGTCCGGGTGCTTGAGGTTCAGGGTCAGGGACTTTTTGTTGCGCGCCTGGACGAACCACCACAGGGATGTGCCTTCATACAGCTTGCGCCACTTGCGCAGCGGGTCGCCGCCGTCCGGCGATTCGACCTTGATCACCTCGGCGCCGAATTCGGCGCAGATGCGCGAGGCGAACGGGCCGGCGATCAGGGTGCCGAGTTCGACGACTTTCAGGCCGGCAAGGGGTTTGGCGGTAAGCGGCATGGAAGATCCTTGTAGGACAAAGATTGGACGGTAGAGCGTTTTAACATAGCCCGGCGTTCCCTCGCCAAAGGATGATGGTGCGCGATTCGTGGATTGGCGCGTGCATCGGTTAGACTTGCCGCCTTTCCTCGTATCAAGAAGCCCCGTCCATGGCCCAGCCGTCTACCACCTACAAGTTTGAATTGAACCTGACTGACCTCGATCGCGGGGTGTACGAAAGCGTCAAGCAAACCATCGCCCGCCATCCGTCGGAAACCGAAGAGCGCATGACCGTGCGTCTGCTGGCCTACGCCCTTTGGTACAACGAACACCTGTCGTTCGGTCGTGGCCTGTCGGAAGTGGATGAGCCGGCCCTGTGGGAAAAAAGCCTGGACGACCGCGTGCTGCACTGGATCGAAGTCGGCCAGCCGGACGCCGAGCGCCTGACCTGGTGTTCGCGCCGTACCGAGCGCACCAGCCTGCTGGCCTACGGCAGCCTGCGTGTGTGGCAGACCCGCGTAGTGGACGCGGTGAAGAACCTGAAGAACCTCAATATCGCCGGCGTGCCCCAGGACGTCCTGGAAGTCCTGGCCAAGGACATGCCGCGCGTTATCAAGTGGGACGTGATGATCAGCGAAGGCACGATCTTCGTCACCGACGATCGCGGCCAGCACGAAGTCCAGCTGGAATGGCTGTTGGGCGAACGCTGAGTTCGCTACGCCGCGCTGTTTCGCCGTATCCCCCGTATCGAAGAGAAGCTTCTGTCACCCCATGCGTATCGAACCTCGTGAGTTGCCCGCCACCCTGCCGTTTCTCGGTGATCTGCCGCCGTTGCTGACCCGCCTGTACGCCGCCCGTGGCGTGCAGTCCGAGGCCGAGCTGGACAAGAGCCTGGCGCGGCTGATCCCGTTCCAGCAGCTCAAGGGCATCGAGGCGGCAGTCGATTTGCTGGTGACGGCGCTGGAGCAGCGCGAACGCATCCTGATCGTCGGCGACTTCGACGCCGACGGCGCTACCGCCAGTACCGTGGGGCTGCTCGGCCTGCGCCTGCTGGGCGCGGCCCATGTCGATTACCTGGTGCCGAACCGTTTCGAATATGGCTACGGCCTGACCCCGGAAATCGTCGCGGTGGCCCTGGAGCGCAAGCCCCAGCTGCTGATCACCGTGGACAACGGCATCTCCAGTGTCGAGGGCGTGGCGGCGGCCAAGGCGGCCGGGCTGAAAGTGCTGGTCACCGACCACCACTTGCCGGGCCACGAGTTGCCGGCGGCCGACGCCATCGTCAACCCGAACCAGCCCGGCTGCGAGTTCCCGAGCAAGGCGCTGGCCGGCGTCGGGGTGATCTTCTATGTGCTGATGGCGCTGCGCGCCCGCCTGCGCAGCCTTGGCTGGTATGAAGCCAAGCCGCAGCCGAATATCGGCGAGCTGCTGGATCTGGTGGCGCTGGGCAGCGTGGCCGACGTGGTGCCGCTGGACGCCAACAACCGCATCCTGGTGCACCAGGGGCTGGAGCGGATTCGCGCCGGGCGCGCGCGGCCGGGGATCAAGGCGATCCTCGAAGTGGCCAAGCGCGAGGCGTCGCGTATCACCTCCACCGACCTGGGCTTCATCCTTGGCCCACGGTTGAATGCCGCCGGTCGCCTGGACGATATGAGCCTGGGCATCGAATGCCTGCTCAGCCATGACATGGCCCTGGCGCGGGAAATGGCCAGCCAGCTGGACGAGTTGAACCAGGACCGCAAATCCATCGAGCAGGGCATGCAGCGCGAAGCCCTGGCCCAGCTCAAGGACTTGCCGGTGGAGTCGATGCCGTTCGGCCTGTGCCTGTTCGAGCCCGACTGGCACCAGGGAGTGATCGGGATTCTCGCTTCGCGGCT from Pseudomonas chlororaphis subsp. chlororaphis encodes:
- a CDS encoding homoserine dehydrogenase codes for the protein MNPVKVGICGLGTVGGGTFNVLQRNAEEIARRAGRGIEVAQIAMRTPKPQFQTTGIAITNDVFEVATNPEIDIVIELMGGYTVARELVLKAIEHGKHVVTANKALIAVHGNEIFAKAREKGVIVAFEAAVAGGIPVIKAIREGLSANRINWVAGIINGTGNFILTEMREKGRTFEDVLVEAQALGYAEADPTFDVEGIDAAHKLTILASIAFGIPLQFDKAYTEGITKLTTADVNYAEALGYRIKHLGVARRTDAGIELRVHPTLIPADRLIANVNGVFNAVMVNGDAVGSTLYYGAGAGMEPTASSVIADLVDVVRAMTSDPENRVPHLAFQPDSLSAHPILPIEACESAYYLRIQAKDHPGVLAQVASILSERGINIESIMQKEVEEHDGLVPMILLTHRVVEQRINDAITALEALQGVVGPVVRIRVEHLN
- the thrC gene encoding threonine synthase, which codes for MRYISTRGQAPALNFEDVLLAGLASDGGLYVPENLPRFTQEEIASWAGLPYHELAFRVMRPFVTGSIPDADFKKILEETYGAFSHNAIAPLRQLNGNEWVLELFHGPTLAFKDFALQLLGRLLDYVLEKRGERVVIIGATSGDTGSAAIEGCKRCDNVDIFILHPHNRVSEVQRRQMTTIFGENIHNIAIEGNFDDCQEMVKASFADQGFLKGTRLVAVNSINWARIMAQIVYYFHAALQLGGPARSVAFSVPTGNFGDIFAGYLARNMGLPINQLIVATNRNDILHRFMSGNQYVKETLHATLSPSMDIMVSSNFERLLFDLHGRNGAALAGLMDSFKQGGGFSVEQERWTEARKLFDSLAVDDAQTCETIAEVFAQTGEVLDPHTAIGVKAARECRRSLDIPMVVLGTAHPVKFPEAVEQAGIGKALELPAHLSDLFEREERCTVLANDLKAVQAFVSQHGNRGKPL
- a CDS encoding ATP-binding protein; translated protein: MLLRPVLCTLMVLATLALAPCLMAAQNLPFKLVPAFVELEPLTLAPVERQWLAGRGTLKVGISIDDYQPIDITRDRNRYQGISADYLSLVGERLGMPMEVLGFSEREQAVEALRNGTIDILTSANGYERGVAGLHFSSDYMPDRAVVVVRRDEAQIPEDLAGKKVVLLEGYADAKVAHAAYPHSQIILSPNLYSGLEALNQGDVDAFIGNEVIVRAYKALRPYLGLQVRTGSRLPPIGFAFATRQSDPLLSRLIERALESIDDSTDREILARWTTGLGASTGDERIKLSKAERAWLLEHQHVVVASQQYPPYVFKDKDGQWTGLNIDLLNRISRMTGLQFIQEESFSTTHTLDLLLKGRAQMNTTLSANDERCGFLDFTHPFGGSAWVFVVRVEDIQLNTFSQLAGRVLALPAKHALESYVRQNYPKVRLRSVATYQEARALVANGEADATIQNEVEVQGYPANGLRIGRSVEGKWSADELSVRRDQPELLSILNKALEAFPVAELSAIRLKWLGVTPVPVPMWQRVPVWIYWVTFTAILFGLLSLAWNTRLKGQIRQRLQAEQRLNDQVAFKRALLDGIPNPIFVRDLAGRLITCNKSYETQTGMRLEQIKGLCLTELDVLPEATARQLHREFLEQLESQESVFVDRQIESRRGPVHVYQWTVPFYSAQGELQGLLGGWIDITERKRLEEELLQARRAADQANYAKSAFLSTMSHEIRTPMNAIIGLLELEKEQARLRGMPFSDALRVAYQSAQELVGLMGDNLDLAKIEAGHMQLAPQTVALRGFFEDIQQLFEVTARNKGLHLTLAFDKAADGFYWLDPLRLRQVLHNLLSNALKFTQAGEVRVSVERQADEHGADRLCISVADTGSGISPEKQASLFDPFIQAHLQTTPEQGGTGLGLSICKQLVELMGGRILLQSQPGAGTTVTLELYPEQVVEDFSQSPQVTRERPQSRRMSVLVVDDVRANRMVLSQQLMFLGHKVVALDSAEAALARWQGEAFDLVMTDCHMPGMSGYQLSEAIRQIEAREGRDACPLIGCTANAFEDEQQRCEQAGMDELLVKPVTLDRLAQMLARFLPPPSFDIQTLRSMTQADEPILQRMLRELWSNLGQEQAALESAVLEQDWARIGASTHRLKGVCCLIDALPLAQVCIDLEAVARAHSTAVLAEHWLRLKEAIGCLRSDIEPHLGSD
- a CDS encoding EAL domain-containing response regulator, whose protein sequence is MHRLKVLVLEDNSFQLMALHQMLNANGVFNVLNAESVAAARQSLDSKGPVDIAICDLYLEQADGLELIRYLAEQQRARALIILSDAQADVREGAAAMARQQGLNVLGCLPKPASVTLVNELLGLYQQCFEPGPQDLSLAQVRETLALDVFQPEVPTAEEGQAAVQRHGVAHFQPVVSQDGEVLGVEALARWQHPEHGLMLPAEFLPVIEFAGLEEAFTWLMLEQALQLSAGVRLVMGRSLAISVNIPVGMLELPNFARQLETLLRRFEVPARLLTLEIVETTELETDIAHVEALLRLRMIGCKLSIGDFGTGGTSLQRLLELPFTELKIPPAFVCGLAGDERKAAVVAGAMSMARRMSLGVVLAGIESAADYQAAKKLGQARLQGCFIAEPMSAVAVRQWIARRLHDDLDEQAG